The sequence GGGGTACCTATCAATGCCATTATTCCTGCTGTAATTCCTACTCCTACTAATGGTATAAACAACATTGGCTTTAACGAACTAATATACTTATGGAAAGGAACTTTTTTTAGCTTATTTACCACAACCCCTGCTATTAAACCAGCTAAAATACCACCTAAAAAACCTGCTCCTATTTCTGAAGCAATATATCCTCCTGCAAACCCTGGTGCTATTCCAGGTCTATCTGCCATTCCAAATGCAACATAAGCTCCTATAATATGTGGTATAAATCCAAATATACCATATCCTAAAGTTTGTAATGGTTTTTGTAAAGTAGCTAAATCAAACTTTCCTAAGATTGTACCTATTGCTATTAACATTCCACCAGAAACTATAAAAGGTAACATATAAGAAACACCAGTCATTAAATAAGTCTTTAAGTTTTTTACAGTATTACTCATAACTCTCCCCCCTATCTATTTTCCAAGTGCCTTTAAAATCAATTTTTCAGGCTTACGCATCGCATCAGTAACTCCTACTTTAACGATCTTTTTTCCTCTAAATCGTTCCATTTTTGATATTCCTGTTTCTACTGCTAAAATCACTACCTCTGCATCTTCCAAATCTTTTGTGGTAATTTCGTTTTCGATTCCCATTGCTCCTTGGGTCTCAACCTTAATAGTATATCCTAGTTTTTTTGCAGCTTTTTCTAATGCTGATTTAGCCATAAAAGTATGTGCTACGCCTGTTGGACAAGCTGTTACAGCAACAATTTTCAAAACAATCCCCCCATTCTTATATATTTTTTTTATTAAAAAACTATAGCTTTTGAATCTTTATCTAGTTTACTTTTATAAACTTTAGTGCTTATTTAAGATATTAATGTTGTTTAATAATACTAAAATTTCATTTGAAGTATTTGCATTCTTTAAAGCAGTTCTAAACTCGTCATCCATAAGTTTTTCTGAAAGTCTTGATAATAACCTTAAATGCATAGTGCCAGAATCTTTTTTAGGTACTGCTAGTAGTATGATAAAATTTACAGGTTTATCATCTAATGCATTCCACTCTAGTGGATTTATACTTTTACCAATTGCTATACTTGGATTTAATACACATTCACTTTTACAATGTGGTATTGCTATACCATTACCGAATCCTGTTGTAATTGCTTTTTCTCTATCTAAAACTCCTTTTATAAACACATCTTCAGAAGTGATTCTATTAGTGTTATATAATAATTTAGTCAACTCCTCTATAGCTTCTAACTGTGTATTGACTTTTAAGTTTAATTTTATTAATTTATCATTTATTATGTCCATATTTATTCTCATCTCCTTTTGTAACTATACTTATTGTATCTACAAAGTCCTCATAATTTTGTGAATTGATTAACTTTATAATTAAATCTTTATTGTTTATAATACATAATAGTTCTTCAAAAACCTGCTTATAATCTTGATCTAACTGTTTTGGAAGAACCAACATTAATATAAGCTGTACTTTATTCTTACCCCAATCGATTGGTTTTTTAAGTATAGAAACTACCACTTTAAAATTTAATGACCTATTATTTATGGCATGAGGAATCGCCACTAAATTTCCATAATCTGTAGGTGATATTTTTTCTCTTTTTATTAAAAATTCTTTAAATCTTTCATCGACATATCCTTGTTCAATAAGCATGTCTGATAATTGATTAATTATTTCAAACTTATCTTTGTAACTACATCCCTTTACAAATAGATTTTTAGAAAATAAATCATTCAACTTGATATCGTTTATATCTATTGAATTAGGTTTATCAATTTCTTTATTGGAAAATATATTTAAAAATTCAATATCTTCATCTCTTAGAAAATCATCGATTTTAACTACGGGGATAGACGTCTTTATACTCAATGGGACAGTTGTCAATATCAAATCAAAGCTATTTATGTCTACTTTTTTTATTTTATATTGAGGTAATGTTAAAACAATTTTAGCATTTCCAAATATTTTTTTTGCTTTTGCTTCAATTAATTTTGCCGTGCCCATCCCTGTTGTACAAACTATTAAAATCTTCCGAAATTTCTTTTTGTATTTAATTCTTAATCGTTCTAAAGCTGCAGCAAAATGTAAGGCTATATATCCAACTTCATGTTCATTAAAATAAATCTTAG is a genomic window of Caldisalinibacter kiritimatiensis containing:
- a CDS encoding PTS sugar transporter subunit IIA: MDIINDKLIKLNLKVNTQLEAIEELTKLLYNTNRITSEDVFIKGVLDREKAITTGFGNGIAIPHCKSECVLNPSIAIGKSINPLEWNALDDKPVNFIILLAVPKKDSGTMHLRLLSRLSEKLMDDEFRTALKNANTSNEILVLLNNINILNKH
- a CDS encoding PTS fructose transporter subunit IIB, with the translated sequence MKIVAVTACPTGVAHTFMAKSALEKAAKKLGYTIKVETQGAMGIENEITTKDLEDAEVVILAVETGISKMERFRGKKIVKVGVTDAMRKPEKLILKALGK